One Panicum virgatum strain AP13 chromosome 9K, P.virgatum_v5, whole genome shotgun sequence genomic region harbors:
- the LOC120647739 gene encoding uncharacterized protein LOC120647739 has protein sequence MTPNPPSGYIISLVRLHKQGFGVPIGRFIRALCHHYGVELHNFAPNAISQVAVFVAVCEGYLVIPVHWDLWRHLFRGKLFRGWFYLRNDNGRLPAYTGKVLLEKPDAWSYGASPPKLQARLEVYTNALRRLAGKELTATIVIANFHRRRVLPLMERKLPLFQMMGDAPYEGTRMVEEFLSDSVSAQQAGRAVSQPPSDLADYWRVSMRPEAVYIQVGVSRKGYPSVPPLPEIRTVNREFAERKKERKDAEKQRCDRKRKEKEARDKVNRALEKEGKPPIPTPDSTPEPESPSSVAAGQVDYSMWPESDTEGAGGRSPGQRRADTEPPAQAEYEDTHAQSPAEGSPPQPGAGTLEGASLPRGQTGPDATSGGCSAGASGLSPAPKGGSKKRKLGAASGTAPQPSSEGPRTVEEIVEELRAAMAWGAASARAQLGAKDVVRPSTEEESGRGDEGETCHGGEEGIARPDTGGEERTDGAEPEQPVGQVERTGPVPEPTEAGDEGATVAESVVQPVLRPALEVVPVVEMPLEDEPERLRQISRNKSAELAQQHSEVQWLEQQNATLIERLGEANTLVSDLGVQDRARKEELAQAIEERDAQRAAAGQKAQEVKLLNAALRQKDEALEARAAQYARLEEARDAPNSSPTPRTTERKGASRGEVATYR, from the exons ATGACACCGAACCCTCCGAGCGGCTACATCATCAGTTTGGTGCGGCTGCACAAGcagggcttcggcgtccccatcGGCAGGTTCATCCGTGCGCTCTGCCACcactacggggtggagctgcacaattttgCCCCCAACGCCATCTCGCAGGTGGCGGTCTTTGTTGCCGTCTGCGAGGGCTACTTGGTGATCCCGGTCCATTGGGACCTGTGGAGGCATCTCTTCCGGGGCAAGCTCTTCCGGG ggtggttctaccttcgcaACGACAACGGGCGGCTCCCGGCGTACACCGGCAAGGTGCTGCTGGAGAAGCCGGATGCTTGGTCATACGGGGCGTCTCCCCCCAAGCTCCAGGCGAGGCTCGAGGTGTACACCAACGCGCTCCGGCGCCTAGCGGGCAAGGAGCTGACCGCGACCATCGTCATCGCCAACTTCCACCGGCGGAGGGTGCTTCCCCTCATGGAGAGGAAGCTTCCTCTTTTCCAGATGATGGGGGATGCCCCGTACGAAGGCACTCGGATGGTGGAGGAGTTCCTGTCCGACAGCGTGTCCGCGCAGCAAGCGGGACGGGCGGTGTCCCAGCCCCCGAGCGACCTTGCGGACTATTGGAGGGTCTCGATGCGCCCCGAGGCGGTGTATATTCAAGTG GGGGTGAGCCGCAAAGGGTACCCCTCGGTTCCTCCGCTCCCCGAGATCCGAACCGTGAACCGCGAGTTTGCAGAAAGGAAGAAGGAGCGGAAGGACGCCGAGAAACAGCGGTGCGAccggaagaggaaggagaaggaggcgaGGGACAAGGTGAACCGGGCACTGGAGAAGGAGGGCAAGCCACCCATCCCAACGCCCGACTCTACGCCGGAGCCGGAGTCTCCGTCCTCTGTGGCGGCGGGCCAAGTCGACTACTCGATGTGGCCCGAGTCCGATACAGAGGGGGCCGGGGGCCGGTCCCCGGGCCAACGTCGGGCCGACACCGAGCCCCCGGCGCAAGCTGAGTACGAGGATACGCACGCGCAGTCGCCGGCCGAGGGGTCACCCCCGCAGCCGGGCGCGGGGACCCTCGAAGGAGCGTCGCTGCCGAGGGGTCAAACCGGCCCGGACGCGACATCTGGTGGTTGCTCGGCAGGAGCCAGCGGGTTGTCGCCGGCCCCAAAGGGTGGCTCGAAGAAGCGCAAGCTCGGCGCCGCATCAGG CACGGCACCGCAGCCCTCGAGCGAGGGGCCTCGGACGGTGGAGGAGATCGTCGAGGAGCTCCGGGCGGCGATGGCCTGGGGGGCTGCGTCGGCCCGCGCACAATTGGGCGCAAAGGACGTCGTCCGGCCGAGCACCGAGGAGGAGTCCGGCCGGGGTGACGAGGGAGAAACCTGCCATGGCGGCGAGGAAGGCATAGCCCGGCCGGACACCGGGGGAGAGGAGAGGACCGATGGGGCTGAGCCAGAGCAGCCCGTCGGTCAGGTGGAGAGAACAGGCCCCGTCCCGGAGCCCACGGAGGCCGGGGATGAAGGAGCCACGGTGGCTGAGTCGGTGGTGCAGCCGGTGCTGCGGCCAGCTTTAGaggtggtgccggtggtggagATGCCGCTGGAAGACGAGCCGGAG cggctgAGGCAAATCTCGCGCAACAAGAGCGCGGAGCTGGCCCAGCAGCATTCCGAGGTGCAGTGGCTCGAACAGCAGAACGCCACTCTGATCGAGAGGCTGGGCGAGGCCAACACCTTGGTGTCCGACCTGGGGGTGCAAGACCGTGCGCGGAAGGAGGAGCTGGCACAAGCCATCGAGGAGCGTGACGCCCagagggccgcggcggggcaGAAGGCCCAAGAGGTCAAGCTGCTCAATGCCGCGCTGCGGCAGAAGGACGAGGCTCTCGAGGCGAGGGCGGCCCAGTACGCACGGCTAGAAGAGGCTCGAGATGCGCCAAACTCTTCCCCGACGCCGCGGACGACGGAGAGGAAGGGCGCATCGAGGGGGGAGGTAGCGACCTATAGATAG